The following is a genomic window from Aphis gossypii isolate Hap1 chromosome X, ASM2018417v2, whole genome shotgun sequence.
GCCTTAGAGATGCGTATGTCACATTCATGAAGGAGTATGAGAGCACTGGCCATATGAAGGAATTGGATCATCACTGTACATCAAGCGTAAGGTTTTATCTACCACATCACCAGTGGCggattacacattttttcgCCACGGGGCAGTTTttttaccccccccccccccccccactaCTCAActagtatatatacaaaaaaaaaaatgtcaattttaaCTGGACAAATCGTCTAACATTTGACTGCAATTGTGACCTATTCTTAAAAAGGTTTTCAAAATACGACTGTcagtaacttataataaacaatagaaacattatacatttataaatttatatatacacaaatattttattaaaaccttATACTAGATGAATTTTTTCTGGCTTTTGTTGAAGCAAACTTGTCAATTACTTCATCAAATTCGATGTTTTTTACGAGCTCTGCTTCTATATGTAATATGGCGTAATCATTTAGCAACTCTTCATTTAATTTGGATctcaaatagtttttaatgcgTTTTAATGCAGAAAATGACCTTTCTGCAGAACAGTTACTTGCTGGAATACTCAAGAACATTCTGGTTGCAATTTCTATGTATGGAAAAACCTCTTgaactttattttcaataataaattgttgcaTTTCAAGTATAGTCATGGGTTCAGTTTTtgatttagatattaaatagcCTTTAAAATGGAGACATTCATTTGCAAAAGAACTAGGTAGGTcatttgtatactttttatgtAGATAATTAGTACAATTTATCAGTTCAACAGAACTTGATttagttaagttaaataaaaacccaaaattattatttatttcatcgtATGCAATTTTTCTTCTTTCTAATTCAGATGTTAAGCGATcaacaatttcaatataagtatttactcGAAATTTAGTTCTGGAatcttgaaatatttcatttttgctTGTTTCATCATGAGCaagttttcttttcttttttctacTTTCATCATACTCTTtaacatttgataataataaagcttttttttcatattgttcAAACATATTTGTACTTCTCAActgtttaacataattaatcaaagaactatattaatttgacACAGTTATTAAATCTATTGAAATGGATTGAAGTTTCTTGTTTATAAGGTTAAATCGTTCAAGTACATCACTCcagaataaaactaaaattgcagtttccaatttaattaaatgcagATAAAGTCCTTTTGCTTCATTTTTGGTTATAGCTTTTTCAGATGTAGAATCACTAATGTTGATAAGAGATGTTATTATAGAAtcccaattttttaaaaggctGAAACACATATCATATCTAGCAGACCAACGAGTATCCGATTTTCTTTTAAGTGTGACATTTGTTGATGTGTGAGAAATAAAAGTTGCCCAACGACTAGTAAAAGAAGAGaaaaatacatagatattttGCATAAGACAAAAAAATGCTGTGGATTCTTGAGAACTATCAGCAGCACACTCACCAACCAGGTTTAAGGAGTGAGCAGAGCAAGGTGCGTATTCTGCAAAGGAGAAACTTCTTTAATTCTTGCTTGCAAACCACTGTATTTGCCTGACATGTTAGAGGCATTGTCGTATGATTGTCCCCTacagtttttaatatctaacCCATGTTCATGTACTGCATTAAGTACCGTATCAGCAGTTTCTTTGCTTTTATGTCCAGTGTtaggaataaattatatgaatctTTCCACAGGAGTTCCATTTAAAACATATCTATATATCAAAGACAATTGGTCGTGTAGGTGTCGGAATGAGATATGAATAAACGACACGTTTGTAACGTCGGAAACACTCTTTATTATCTCgatgtgaataaataatagcaataaaagTGCACGTCCGGCGACTGTTGTTCAGACTAGACTGCCTGTCTCCGGTCGCCGGCCGGACCGGTCGCCGCGCGACCCATTCCAGTCGCGTTATCGCGGACGAGAATAGAGCAGCCGCGGTTGTTGCGATAACGACCGCGACAGTCGGTATGACTTATGTCAGGTGTAGAATCTAcaacaattgaaaaatacttagcatctataactttattaattattgttttcattattttgttcttcGTGATATGTATAACTTCATAATAAGTAGTAGATGAAAGATAAGAAACTTTACCTCTTCCGGAATTTCCATACTGTGCTatatgttttgataaaaaaggATCAAACTGAGCAATAAGCTCTAATTCTCTCATGAAATTTCCGTTATGTAGTGATCCAAAGCATTCATTATGTCCTCTCATTGGCAATCCTCTAGATGTCAATGATACTATAATTGCAACAACTCTAGTTAACACATTTcgccaatattttttttcaaactctaAACTAGCAATAAGTTCATCGTCAATTTTTCCTTGTTTACGACTCCTCTCAATCATAgtcaatatacaatttttatgatcaTTAGTATTTTCATGATCAGTAACTCTTTCAGGATGTTTCCAACCTGACCATCCTTCTTGGGCAATTGGCACTTGATTACCAAACAAACGACAAGGTACACAATATACTGATCTTGTAGTTACTGAGTAACTCAAGTACTCACGATTCTCCATTCAATAAAGTTCTTTGAAACAGACTTATTGACAAATACCTATATCGTGAACTTGTTCCAGGAATTATTCTTTTTGATTCAGGAAATTGTGAATTCTCaagattttgtttaaatccgtgttcaataatatagtttattgtgTCTTCATTAATAGTCCAAAGCGCTGGATCATCACTCACAAAACTAATCAATAAAGACaccataaattagttattttaaactattaagtctaaatatgagttataatataatttaaacagttaataaattaccttGGAATAATTGAAACATCCATGACAGGAGATtcacctataaaaaaaaaataactgtattgttataataattttgaatttaatttagttacataataattgtaacttgTATCTAGTTacacaacataaaaatatctattaacttTCAACTTACaactagttaaaataaattgagtaACTTGCCCAACCCTGCCttctaaatacttttattttgaaatcaaataaaagttaatatttagtattttactttattctgATAAGTCTCCTCATGcctattagttaattattattatgaaaattaaacaaaatatattataagcataaaaataaaatactttttaaatacttaataataaaaatgttatagttaatttataattattaaataattgttcaaaaatCACTTGCcatcaaaacattttgatgAACTACCAACAGAACCAacatcaatacaattattttttgatatactttttatacttttttgttcATCACTATCTGGTGCAGATTCACCTAAAATATAAGCTGATTATagtttgaaacaaaaaataatttttccagtcaataaaacattttacactTATTATTAGTTAGTAGGTATACTGTGTAATatcatttagatattattaaaatacaaataataatatcataaattaggaatattttagtataaaatatattaattttatgacatACTATACAAACATAGAACTGGCAGTGGATCATCAACATTGTTttctgtttttgaaaattcagatttacctataaaaaaaattaaaatgcaaataatattaataatctcataaaatagaatttatttagtttaaaatgtataaattttatggcattatattctatatgagttatagcaaaaaagaaaaaagttaacagtaatttataaataagtatacttgTCACTTTTGTTGCCTCTTGTTTGGTAAAATAGTTAAGCAATTTTGGTGTTTTGGCAATAACTGAAGCATTTTTCTGGGCACTTTCTTTAGCTTTCTTTCTATTGTCACAGCCACTAGGTTTTTGTTCCCACATGCATTTACACGATTCATAGTTGTAAGCTATTTGCACTTCAAAAAACTATTACCATTAACTAATTAAAGACATACAGATGTAAgccaaattgtttttaaacatatttagtaGTTGTACCCCACcgttgaaaaatttatttctgcACTACTGCCAGGCATaaagcaaaattattaaagtacgaAAAATTCATAGGAACTTACTGTGTGTTGTAGAACTGgatcatatacattatacaccttaatatactttattaattaattgcttTATATAAGTTGTCGTATACGCCGATTACTCGgacgtataccaaaataaagttaaacacaaaataacgcaaaatactttatttgaagtttgaacACGATGTCCGGTAGTGCTCGAGTCACACGATCACCACCACTGACCCTCTTGCTGTCTAAGCCATctcacttatatattacacttacaatcgaattacttatcgattgttctacatttttctattactacgttaaatttacaattatagatactatgattattgtgtaattgttattttaacccgattagtaaattattaaacaaatttatttacattccttattattatatcttgcttactatgctaactgtaatataaagtttactggCACCGAATtgcacaattgttattttaacctatttctgtgaataattaactattgcttaacttattgaattttactgttttacttattatctatagtttttcttaacttatttcttacgtactaacatctcttataaaatattcatacatataatacaacagtccccgaaattacaaaaaatatgacctCATATTTTACACCTGTGCCCCGTAtatggaaaaatttaaattgaatagccGCATTTATGTCTGTTGGTCACGCTGTTTAGTTATTGATGACTACTGACTACTGACTATGGAATTATGTAGTTGTGTTGTCTGAAATATGTTGACGTAGAAAATGCTTGTTCttcgtttattgtttttgtgtttgctgatgtgtttttttgatGGTTTAGTAGCTGTTTTGACTTATTTCAAGTCACTCCATAACCCCGTCTAGTGTGTCTCCGATCCCCATTGTTTCTACCTCCCGCATCATGCCAGCAATTGGAGAAAGTACGAGCATTAATTATGTGTTGTTTggtatgttgtattttattgtttttcttctttttttcttctttttttttattctgtatattttattagctggCCTTTTTCCTATAACGGTCACCATAGAATGGCCGATCGGTGCCGAGCCGCCGCCGTATGACGTGGTCGTGGCTGCCCTGGAGGCGGATGAGGAAGAGGAGTGAAaccagtgaaaaaaaattttgctttttttttttttttttcaaataaaattttcctttttctttaaaaatgacttgtttagtaatttagtaACATATTCTTTGGTAACCTATGGGTCTGGGGTCTTCTGTTGTTTTGAGTATGAATCCCGATCTGTTCCATACATGTGTAAATAACTCTTTCTATAGatctaaattcaataataaaatttccacATTAGGTACGTCAGCTCCATTTTCCGTCTTTTTATTCCGGCGAACATGTCGGTGCTGATTGTTGGCGAGAATATCATACAAGTGTAAATTATGGGTTTTtgctttttggttttttttttttttatttaaatattgttaaaagggataattacaagttttacttacattatattatttattatacaagtgttaaaaatgttgtgtcGAAAAGGGGAATTACaagttttacttatattatggttttaaggTTTAAACAAAGTTTGATACTTTTACATCTCTATCCGTATCATtggtattacaattttagcTTAACTTATTACCGAACTATGGTACAAGGTACGTTGtttaaacaagaaaaaaaaaatatatatatatatactgtgtcgttttttttttatttaggtcgAGAATTATGGACTTGTGTATCTGTGCTGTTCGTCTTTGTTTCGCAGATCACTTTTCGTCTACTTACTTATGGATATCCTGTGGAACGTCTTCATATGCagcgaaaattaattaattaagttatttttagtttattttaagtgttagATTTATTGTTTTGGAGGTATAGGTGGGGGTAATGTCATAAGCAATTGTACTGTTATGACCACTGGGTATATCTTatagcaaataaaaattatgcttaTAGTTAGAATGGTTAGccaagttatataaataatgtctcCTAAAAAGTCATCTATTAATCTGTTCGGCATCCCGTCTAATGTAATGTCTTTGAAATATtggtcataatttttaatttgtttgttaatgTGGAAATTTGGTATATCTTTTGTCCAGtctgtgtttaatatttctgttaggttagtaaaataatgtttttctttttgttcttcatgtattatttttagtgatttgATGTTTGTCCATGATATGGGTAGCACTCTctgtatagttaatttattattgttgcttAGTTCACAAGGGTACATTTTGGGAATAAGTATCTGttcatttctaaataattcgtGATTGCAtggcaattttattttaatgagtcCGGGGTGTTCAtagtttatgtaaatttgttgTGACGTTGTGGTGTTCCCTACTTCtttcctaataaataatgttggtTGTGGGTTAGTTATTGCGTATGTGTTAACCccgatttgtttaatattgtttcttCATTGTTTATTTGCGTTACGCATTGAAagtaacaatatttgtttatttcttcCAGAggcaaatttttgaaaattgattctACGCATCTCGGTGTTAGTGTTAAGTCTGAGGGGAACCTGGGTGTGTAACATAGGTCTGTTAAAGAGGGTCACAATGTTGAAGTCCTATTCCAGCTATTATCCTATGTTTGTTATTGATTGTATTTACTGCCATGTATGTTTTTTCAGAGTGTATTATGCAtgttgcatttttatatttgaaatgggCTGGcacatattgaaataatttccaGTCTGACTTATATTCAcgaattggaatttttaattttattaaaacttgtgTTTTTGAGAACTGACATCCAGTTATTggtatattgtagtataatgagaggttatctatttttattgctaGTTCAAATCCATCTTTCCTTAATATTTCCGAAAGTTTCTGTAAATCGGCGTGTAGGGTGTCTATAGTGATTAGTCCTGGTGGTATTTTCCcaattttacaatgtatttgtGTACTTGTGTctctttcataatttataattttcataactatTGCTAGTGTATTAAAGATTATTTCCTGCATCCCTTTTATCTCTTTATCAGTTTTAGTATTTtccattaattcattttttttttcttcggtAAGGTatgttttaaagatattttttaaattttctagttTGTTACTAGTTGCAGCTGtgtagttatttaattgtgaTGTGATCTGGTTTAGATCTTTGTGATCTGATACGAATACGTCCCTTAGTTTGTCAGCTTGTTGTTTTAGTTTGTCTtcgtttgtataaaaattttttatttgtttttcggtTGCTATATCACagcaaaaattgtaaaaatctcCTATGAATTGTATGCCtcttttcttgttttttttttttactatctcCTACTATTTCTGCTAATTTCTCCAGATTcttgttttcattaatatttatgttaaggttttttaataagattagGGATTGTTGTACAATGTAGCAGtagctatttttcttttttgcaGTAATTTTCTACTTCTAATAAGTTATCTACGTTATTTTCCTcttctattattgtttttgtgtatatataagaggtatacttttttcatatactATTACTTCTGGTACTTCATTGAAGAAAGCTCCTGAGGATATTGTTATGCTTATTTCTTCTCCTCTGCGATGGCGCttgctattattaatatcatgaaCTGAAAcatatttctaaaacaaacatgtaattatatcatttgattattattagtttttatagttttactttttaatatatattaacatgtgttttttttctgtctGTAAAAGGTTTTATTCTTTGTACGTGTATGACGTCCGTGGTTGtttttccatttaatattagttctatCTCATAATTTACGTCAgatatctttttaattattttaaaaggtcctctatacctatatgctaatttttttgatttgtttgcTTCCTGAAATTggaattttatcaatactttCTGACCGGGTAGGTAGCTAACAGTTTTATGCGTTTtatcgtaatttaatttttgtgtttgttgttctttttgtattatatttggtatttCTTTCCTAATTTCTTGCAATGTTTCTAATGATTTTGCTAGATTAAAATTGTCAATGTCGGGTATAATCTTATTATCTAACGGTTGGTTGGCCTCAATGCCATGCAATAGAAAGAAAGGGCTTACTTTTAGCCTTGAGCTCGGGCATGTATTGTATGCAAAAaccactaatttataatacaacacccagtctttttgatttttattaacatagtgAGTTAaactattgcatattattttgttcattagtTCTGTCATTCCGTTCGTCTGTGGGTGATATGCactagaaaatatttgaacaatacCTAAACTTTTACATGCTTCCTctacttctttatttttaaaatgtgtgccTCTGTcgctacaaaaatattttgggacCCCGTATGATGTTATTAAATCCAtaagaaaatttattgtttctgCTCCCGTTGCATTTGCTACTGCCTTTGCAAAAGCCATTTTTGTTGCATTGCATGTTGCCACAATTAAGTATTTCTTTCCGTGGGATGGTGGTAGTGGTCCTAAATAATCGAACGTTAATCTTTGTAACGGTTTTCCTGAATCTATAGGTATTGGTTGTAGCAATCCTGATGTTTTACCGACCGGTGTTTTTAATAGTTGACAAGAAATACAAGACTTAATAAAATCTGTGGTGTCTTTTATCATTGTATtccaatgatatttttgttttaattttgcaattGTCTTGGTTATTCCGAAATGCCCACTAAAAATTGATTCATGATATGATTTTAGTACAATGTTGACTAATTTTCTTGGAATTACTAGTAGGTTTagctgtatatttttattccattgtttgtaatatagtatatttttttttcacagtaTCTTCGTGATttccttttaaatttttcttctccTTCCccttttagtgtttttaacatatttgagCAAAATTCATCTTCTGCTTGTGCTAGTTCAATATCCTCCATACTGATTTCTACATTCGTATTTAGTTTTTCTATCTCTGTTAAATTTATAGGAAACCTGGAGAGGCTGTCTGCTGCTAAATTTGCTGATCCTGCTTTATGTTTAATTGTGAAGTCATAttcgattaatttaaaaatgcttttcGTTATTCTTGATGAAggatttttcattgttttgaaatattgtaaactaGAATGATCACTGTATACAATGAACTCTCTTCCTAATAGGTATTCCcgaaaatagttaattacaaaaacaacTGCTGCCATTTCTAACTCTGTAgtggaaaaatttttttccccccttttaattttctagaaGTGTAACCTATGGGGTGTTTTTTTTCCCTTGTTCGTCCTCTTGTTCCAGTATTCCTCCTAGTCCTTCCAATGATGCGTcagttgttatataaattggtCTTCCTTCTTTAAAATGTGCCAATACTGGGGCTGATATTATTGCATGTTTTAGTACCTCAAAGGcgtttttttgttctttttccCATTTGAACCcaatatctttttttgttatgtctATTAAAGGATTtgctatttttgaaaaatttttgatatattttcgaTAGTATGAACATAATCCAATAAATGCCCTAACATCCTTGATTTTAGTTGGTTTGGGAAATTTTTTTACTGCTTCAATGTTTCTTTCTAATGGTTTCAATCCGTGCTTAGAAATTTTGTGCCCTAATAACTCAATTtcagattgaaaaaaaaaacatttattcgttttaagttttagtcCTGTCTCGTCTAACCTGATGAACATTTtctctaaattatataatgcttTTTCGAATTCGTCTGCGAAACAACAAATATCGTCCAGATAAGCTACTATTGATCTGTATAGGTATTCgctaaaaatttgattaattgttCTTTGAAAAATTGGTGCTGAATTTTTCCAACCCTGTGGTATtcgtttaaattgaaata
Proteins encoded in this region:
- the LOC126551683 gene encoding uncharacterized protein LOC126551683; protein product: MFEQYEKKALLLSNVKEYDESRKKKRKLAHDETSKNEIFQDSRTKFRVNTYIEIVDRLTSELERRKIAYDEINNNFGFLFNLTKSSSVELINCTNYLHKKYTNDLPSSFANECLHFKGYLISKSKTEPMTILEMQQFIIENKVQEVFPYIEIATRMFLSIPASNCSAERSFSALKRIKNYLRSKLNEELLNDYAILHIEAELVKNIEFDEVIDKFASTKARKNSSSIRF